Below is a window of Leptospira stimsonii DNA.
TCCAAATCGAATGCCTTCAAGAGAACGATTCATAAATCTCAAAGTATAGAGTCCAAGAGGTGAACGAGATAATTTTTCCCAGTCGGCGTAATGAAATAGATACAGTGTAATAGCGATTGAAGCGGAGAATGTAATGAACAGACCGGTCAGCCATCGGTGTTCCCAGAAGAAATAGGTCGAAATAATACTTCCGGAAATATCAACGGCTAACTTCGCCGGATGGCTTTGGTGAAGTAGAAGTTTTTCCTTAAAGGTTAAGTTAATCACTATACTCTGACTCCGAAAATTTGGATTGAAACGAATAATGTTCTAATGATTGTTCTGTCTATTGATGTTCGGTTTACTTTTAAAGACGATAGATTTATTTAAACCGATTTAAAAATTCAATAACCCTTTCGTTTCTATCATCGATATCTTTTTTTGTTGGCCCATGGAATAGTTCATGTAGCATTTCTAATCTTTTCACTAAAAGTATTGCAGTATCCAGCAGTGGAATTAATTCTAGTCGGTTTCGAGAGTGCTTGCGAATTTGGACGATCACGTATTCAGGTAAAATTTCTATTTCCGTGTTTTCGAGATTCGACAACGTTTTTGCAACTTCCTCATCGAATGCAACATGGAAAAACTCTTTGGGTTCGCAATCCGCGTCATATACCTGATCCAGAGCCAAGATCCATTCAGGAACACCCTCGATAGCAGGTTGTTTATATTCCTTTTTTCGAATGGATCGAGGAATAAATAAGGCGACAAAAGGGGAAGTTCGACGTCGTACTTGCACGCAAGTTAAAAAAACCGGAGGTTCCATTGTTCGCCCAAAGAAGCCAATTTCAACTTGAAGTCCTTTCCAAAGACCAATTGCTCTCTGAGTAGGATCTGGTTCACCGATTACCTTTCCGTCTTCAAGTAAACTAGCGAAGTCACTCAACATTAGGCTGTCCCGTTTATTTGAATGTTTAATTAGGAAATGTGATAGAAAATAGAATAAAACTGCTCCTGGTGCCAAAACATAAATTAGAAATTCGAATTGGGTCATTCTTCTAAAAAAAATTTCATTCAAATTTTTGTCGGTGAGATTCGAATGTATTACATTCTTTTATATTGGTTGTTGATTCTATTTTGATTATAAATTTGTTAAATCCGAAATATCCGAATTTTGTTCTGAAAGCTATAAAGGACGACCATAAATCTTTGAATCTATAAGAAAAAAATATTTAATATTTCTTATGACACTGATATTTGCATACGGAGCTTCATTTTCACTGTTTCCGATATAATAACTTTGCATTTCGGGGGGATTTGATTTACTTCGAAATAAGAATGATTTGCAGAGGCCAAATGCAGTTCTTTCTCGTCGATTGTCAAAACTCAAGCTATTGAATATCCTTATTCCTTTCCATGAAGTAAAAAAGCGATGGCAAGTAAATCAGAGTAACCAACATCTCCAACGTGAGACCTCCAACGATAACGGTCGCAAGGGGTCTTTGCACATCCGATCCAATCCCTTTCGCAATCGTCGCCGGAATCAAACCTAAGAGCGCCAATAAGATAGTCATGATCCTCGGTCGGAACTGAATCACTGCCGCATCCAAAACGGAAGTTTTCAAATTCTTTCCGCCCCTTTTTTTAAGCATGTGCATGAGTCTTGAAACGAAGAGTACGCCGGTCATAGTTGAAATTCCGAATAGGGAGATAAAGCCGACTCCGGCTGAAACTGAAAAATTCATATCTCGAAAGAAAAGAGCAAGTAGCCCTCCGCCTATGGAAATCGGAATTCCTGACATCGCAAGAAAGACCAACTGAGGACTTCGAAAGAGGGCATAGAGAATAAAAAAAATGGCAATGAGCGTCAAAGGAATTACGAAACGAAGTCTCAAAGCGGCTCGATTCAAATTTTCAAATTGTCCTCCCCAGTGGATTTCGATTCCTTCGGGAATTTTGATTTTTTCTTCCACTTTTTGTTTCGCCTCTGCGACAAAGCTTCCCTGATCTCTTCCTCGAATGTTGGTTCTTACAGAAATTTGTCTTTTACCGTCCTGTCTCTGAATGATCGTCGGCCCGTCTTTGAAGTCTATCTTCGCAAGTTCCGAAAGCGGAATTCGCGCGCCGCTCGGACTCGTGATCAATAGGGTCTGAACCGAATCTATGGAAGATCGGAAGTCGTTCGTATATCTTACGACGATTTCAAATCGTCTGGATTGATCGTAAAGAATGCCTACTTTTTTTCCTCCGATAGCGGCTTCCATGGTATCTAAGATTTCCGAAGCATTGATTCCGTATCTCGCCGCTTGTTTCCTATCGATCGCGATCGTTAGTTGCGCTTGATCCCCTTCTTGTTCGATTCCGGATTCGGTTGCACCTCTGATTTCGGAAATTACGGATAAGATTTCCTTCCCGAAATTTCGAAGCGCATCTAAATCTTCTCCATTGATCAGGATTGCAAGATCGGAAACACTACCTGTGACGGATTCCGTTACGTTATCCAAAATCGGTTGTGAAAAAAGAAAATTCGTTCCCGGTAAGGTTTCCTGAAGTTCTTTTTTGATTCTTTCAACGAGATGTCTTTTGGAGATGTTCTCCTTCCAAGTCGAATAGTCCTTGAGTCCGATCAATATTTCCATTCTGTTCGGTCCATAAGGGTCTGTTCCTTCGTCGTTTCTTCCCAATTGAATCAAAACGGAAGAGACCGGTTCATTTTTTAAAATCTTATTTCTGATGATTGATATATATTTTTCAGAACTTTTTAGGGCGATTCCGGAAGGGAAAAAACATCGTATATTGATAGATCCTTCATCAAGTTCGGGAAGAAATTCCGTTCCTAGTTTAAAGTAAGAATAAGTTCCAATTCCGACGACAAAAGCGAGAGAAAGTGCGACTACTTTACCGGGAGCGTTCAACCTTATACTTAGAAAATCTGAATAAAAGGATTGGATTTTTTGGAAGACTGGATTTTTCCATTCCAAAGATTCGTTTCCGCTTTGTTCTAACTTCGATCTATAAAGAAAAGTCATAAGAACGGGGATCAAGGTAAGAGCGATGAACATACTTCCGAAAATTGCGAAGGCTAAAGTGAATGCCATGGGAGAAAAAAGTCTTCCTTCGATTCTCTGAAACGTAAAAATCGGAAGATAGGCAAGAATGATGATGGAGATCGAAAAGAAAATTTCGGTTCCTACTTCTTTTGTAGAAGCGATCGTAATTTCTTCCATCTCCTTAAAGGAAAGTCCGGATCGTTTTTCTTCCTTCGCTTCTTTGTATTTTCTGGAAATGTTATCCACGATGACGACGGCTCCGTCCACGATGATCCCGAAGTCGATCGCGCCTAAGGACAGAAGGTTCGCTGGAATGTTTGTGATTTTCATCATCGTAAAGGCGAAAAGAAGAGAAAGTGGAATCGTGCAAGCGACGACGAGAGCGGATCGAATGCTTCCGATAAAAAAAATCAAAACTAAGACTACGATGCTGACTCCTTCGAATAAGGTTCGGGAAATCGTTCTTACCGTATACTGAACTAGATCGCTTCGGTCGTAGGTTGCCGTGAGTCGAACCCCTTCCGGAAGGGACTTACGATTGATGTCTTCTATTTTTCTCTTGATCCGATCGACAACTTCGGAAGGATTTTCTCCTCTTCTCATGGCGATCAAACCTTGAATACCTGATTCTCTCATTCTGATTTTGGAAGAATTCGGATCTCTCAAAGCGTAACTAAAAACTCCGTCCGGTCGTTTCGGATATTCTTCAACCGATGCAAGATTACCGATATAGATAGGAGTTCCTCCGGAAGAGGCTACGACAGTGTTCCGAATGTCGTCCATATTCTGAATCGCTCCCAAACCTCTTACAGCAAAACCTTGATCTCCTCGGATAAGCGTATGTCCTCCCGTGTTTCTGTTGTTGGATTGAAGTGCGTCGATTACGTCTTGTAAGGTGAGATTGTAACGATAGATTCGATTCGGAGAGGTGATGATATGGTACTGTTTTGTAAGACCTCCGAAATTGACGACGTCGGCAACGCCCGAAATCTGGCGTAAAGAAGGAACGATCACCCAGTCTTGAAGCGTTCTCAGATCCATGCTCGTCCATTCTTCTCCCGCCTCGATCGTATAACGGTAGATTTCTCCTACCGGTCCGGTGAGAGGAGCCAGATTGACATCCGCTTCTTCGGGAAGATTGGTTGATCCGATTTTTTCGAGTACGAGTTGCCTTGCCATAAAATCAGTAACGCCGTCTTCGAAGATTAACTGTAAAATACTGAGTCCGAAGATTGTTTTCGATCTTCTTGTTAAAACATAAGGAACGGAATTCAATTCTCTTTCGAGAGGAAGGGTTATTTGTCGTTCCACTTCTAAAGCCGCCTTACCGGGGAAAAGGGCGATTACGGTGACCTGAGTATCTCCTACATCGGGGTAGGCTTCTTTTTTTAAATTACTCCAAGACCAAATGCCGATACAAAAAATAGAAAGTGCCAAAAGAACGGTAGGTACCCTTTTTTTAAGAGAGGTTTCAATCAGTTTATCGATCATTTTTAGAACCCGAAACTGATCCCTTTTAAAAGAATGGCTCCGTCGACGACGATCTCGTCGCCTTCTGAAAGTCCTTCTTTGACGATGGATCTTTCTTCTCCCGAAGTTCCTAGGACGACATGAATTCGTCTGAAAGAAGTTTCATCCTCCTTTAGAAAAACGTAATTCTTTTCATCCACGGTAACGATCGCCTTATTGGGAACGGAAAGAACGGAGGAGCGAGGATCGCCGAAGTCGACTCTTGCAAACATGCCAGGAAGAATTTTTTCTTTCGTATTTTTGAGAGTGACTCGAACCTTTACGGCTCTCAAAACGGGATCGATTACTTCTCCGACCGCTTCCGCCTTTCCGATGAAAATCTTTCCGGGAAAAGAAGAGAATTGAATTTTCACTTCTTCGCCTCTCTCAACCTCGCTCAACTGTGACTCCGGAACGTCGCAAATGATCCAATAGGAAGATCCGGAGACGTCGTCCAATTCTTTGGGATTGAACCCGATCGTTCTGAGTCTGGATTCAGCTTCAGAAGACTCCGCCTTAGCAACGGCAAAATTCGCTTCAGCTTCAGTGACATCCCTTCTTGTCGCCGCTTGATTGACGAACATGTCTT
It encodes the following:
- a CDS encoding efflux RND transporter permease subunit; amino-acid sequence: MIDKLIETSLKKRVPTVLLALSIFCIGIWSWSNLKKEAYPDVGDTQVTVIALFPGKAALEVERQITLPLERELNSVPYVLTRRSKTIFGLSILQLIFEDGVTDFMARQLVLEKIGSTNLPEEADVNLAPLTGPVGEIYRYTIEAGEEWTSMDLRTLQDWVIVPSLRQISGVADVVNFGGLTKQYHIITSPNRIYRYNLTLQDVIDALQSNNRNTGGHTLIRGDQGFAVRGLGAIQNMDDIRNTVVASSGGTPIYIGNLASVEEYPKRPDGVFSYALRDPNSSKIRMRESGIQGLIAMRRGENPSEVVDRIKRKIEDINRKSLPEGVRLTATYDRSDLVQYTVRTISRTLFEGVSIVVLVLIFFIGSIRSALVVACTIPLSLLFAFTMMKITNIPANLLSLGAIDFGIIVDGAVVIVDNISRKYKEAKEEKRSGLSFKEMEEITIASTKEVGTEIFFSISIIILAYLPIFTFQRIEGRLFSPMAFTLAFAIFGSMFIALTLIPVLMTFLYRSKLEQSGNESLEWKNPVFQKIQSFYSDFLSIRLNAPGKVVALSLAFVVGIGTYSYFKLGTEFLPELDEGSINIRCFFPSGIALKSSEKYISIIRNKILKNEPVSSVLIQLGRNDEGTDPYGPNRMEILIGLKDYSTWKENISKRHLVERIKKELQETLPGTNFLFSQPILDNVTESVTGSVSDLAILINGEDLDALRNFGKEILSVISEIRGATESGIEQEGDQAQLTIAIDRKQAARYGINASEILDTMEAAIGGKKVGILYDQSRRFEIVVRYTNDFRSSIDSVQTLLITSPSGARIPLSELAKIDFKDGPTIIQRQDGKRQISVRTNIRGRDQGSFVAEAKQKVEEKIKIPEGIEIHWGGQFENLNRAALRLRFVIPLTLIAIFFILYALFRSPQLVFLAMSGIPISIGGGLLALFFRDMNFSVSAGVGFISLFGISTMTGVLFVSRLMHMLKKRGGKNLKTSVLDAAVIQFRPRIMTILLALLGLIPATIAKGIGSDVQRPLATVIVGGLTLEMLVTLIYLPSLFYFMERNKDIQ
- a CDS encoding efflux RND transporter periplasmic adaptor subunit, producing MDSIVRLYKKKPRLIWSASILILIFTVFFQHWRASKKAEDHWRLEKDRSPRITEGGIRIEFPKDHPGLSRLVYQKLGIGNAAFSVIASARVIASINTSVNSGEKLILFDSGETTHLYSEYKRARAVTSKAYKDLARVKDMFVNQAATRRDVTEAEANFAVAKAESSEAESRLRTIGFNPKELDDVSGSSYWIICDVPESQLSEVERGEEVKIQFSSFPGKIFIGKAEAVGEVIDPVLRAVKVRVTLKNTKEKILPGMFARVDFGDPRSSVLSVPNKAIVTVDEKNYVFLKEDETSFRRIHVVLGTSGEERSIVKEGLSEGDEIVVDGAILLKGISFGF